In Anser cygnoides isolate HZ-2024a breed goose chromosome 14, Taihu_goose_T2T_genome, whole genome shotgun sequence, one genomic interval encodes:
- the PWWP2A gene encoding PWWP domain-containing protein 2A isoform X2, with translation MAATAAEAAATAAVPGDGGAGDAEPELEPIPGSEAGADPLPAVTEAVESAAPDGEEADGGGKVARGEAEEPQPARSPAGRREADAQRPEKPPPPPPAAPEAVLVAAASARAELRGAPGPEPEPCPPPAGQPELPKEEPQPCPPATGGSAKPEPGEEPSRPEEEEPDAAAAAAAAAGPESAVAGAPGGGEAEAPLLPGSEVRVTLDHIIEDALVVSFRLGEKLFSGVLMDLSKRFGPHGIPVTIFPKREYKDKPEAMQLQSKPFQDEAQVKCESNAAVPDDSSLTQPSEPSLAKSLWTSKPPPLFHEGAPYPPPLFIRDTYNQSIPQPPPRKIKRPKRKMYREEPTSIMNAIKLRPRQVLCDKCKNSVVAEKKEIKKGGNASDSSKYEDNKKRRNESVTTVNKKLKTDHKVDGKSQNESQKRNAVVKVSNIAHSRSRVVKVSAQANTSKAQLNTKKVLQSKNMDHAKAREVLKMAKEKAQKKQSATSSSKNAHSKVHFTRRLQNTSSGSLPPRLRLKPQRYRNEENDSSLKTGLEKIRSGKMATKPQSRCSSTRSAENFQSRFNKKRKGLYRKAVTEAAKAAKQLTPEVRALLTQFET, from the exons ATGGCGGCCACGGCTGCGGAGGCGGCGGCGACTGCGGCGGTGCCGGGCGACGGCGGGGCCGGCGATGCGGAGCCCGAGCTGGAGCCCATCCCGGGCAGCGAGGCCGGAGCGGACCCTCTGCCCGCCGTCACCGAGGCCGTGGAGTCGGCGGCGCCCGACGGGGAGGAGGCCGACGGCGGCGGCAAGGTTGCTCGCGGCGAGGCCGAGGAGCCGCAGCCCGCCCGGAGTCCGGCCGGGAGGCGGGAGGCGGACGCGCAGAGGCCGGAGAagccgccgcctcctccgcccgccgccccggAGGCGGTGCTGGTGGCGGCTGCTTCGGCCCGGGCCGAGCTGCGGGGAgcgcccggccccgagcccgaGCCCTGCCCGCCGCCTGCTGGGCAGCCCGAACTTCCCAAGGAGGAgccgcagccctgcccgccGGCTACTGGGGGCTCCGCGAAGCCGGAGCCCGGGGAGGAGCCGTCCcggccggaggaggaggagccggatgctgctgctgctgctgccgccgctgccgggCCCGAGTCGGCGGTGGCCGGGGCTCCCGGCGGAGGGGAGGCGGAGGCTCCGCTGCTGCCCGGCTCGGAGGTGCGGGTCACCCTGGATCACATCATCGAGGACGCCCTGGTGGTCTCGTTCCGGCTGGGGGAGAAGCTCTTCTCCGGGGTCCTCATGGACCTCTCGAAAAG gTTTGGACCCCACGGAATCCCTGTGACCATATTTCCTAAAAGGGAATACAAGGATAAACCCGAAGCCATGCAGCTCCAAAGTAAACCATTCCAAGACGAGGCACAGGTGAAGTGTGAATCTAATGCTGCAGTCCCTGATGACTCTTCTCTCACGCAGCCATCAGAACCAAGCTTAGCTAAAAGCCTATGGACTTCTAAACCACCTCCTCTCTTTCATGAGGGAGCGCCATATCCTCCTCCTTTGTTTATCAGGGACACATATAACCAGTCAATACCTCAGCCTCCACCCCGGAAAATTAAGCGGCCCAAGCGTAAAATGTACAGGGAGGAACCCACTTCTATCATGAATGCTATCAAACTACGACCCCGGCAGGTCTTATGTGACAAGTGCAAAAACAGTGttgttgcagaaaaaaaggaaataaaaaaaggtgGCAATGCAAGTGACTCTTCAAAATATGAGGATAATAAAAAACGAAGAAATGAGAGTGTGACTACTGTGAATAAAAAACTTAAGACTGACCACAAGGTGGATGGAAAAAGCCAAAATGAAAGCCAGAAAAGGAATGCTGTGGTCAAGGTTTCAAATATTGCCCACAGCAGAAGCAGAGTAGTTAAAGTTTCTGCACAAGCAAATACTTCAAAAGCGCagttaaatacaaaaaaagttCTCCAGAGCAAAAACATGGATCATGCAAAAGCTCGGGAAGTCTTGAAAATGGCCAAAGAAAAGGCACAAAAGAAGCAGAGTGCAACCTCCTCTTCCAAAAATGCACACTCAAAGGTCCACTTCACACGGCGTCTTCAGAACACCAGCTCAGGTTCCCTCCCACCTCGATTGCGTTTAAAGCCACAAAGATATCGGAATGAAGAAAATGACTCTTCTCTCAAGACAGGACTTGAGAAAATACGGAGTGGCAAGATGGCAACTAAGCCCCAGTCTCGCTGCTCCTCCACCCGCTCAGCAG
- the PWWP2A gene encoding PWWP domain-containing protein 2A isoform X4, whose product MAATAAEAAATAAVPGDGGAGDAEPELEPIPGSEAGADPLPAVTEAVESAAPDGEEADGGGKVARGEAEEPQPARSPAGRREADAQRPEKPPPPPPAAPEAVLVAAASARAELRGAPGPEPEPCPPPAGQPELPKEEPQPCPPATGGSAKPEPGEEPSRPEEEEPDAAAAAAAAAGPESAVAGAPGGGEAEAPLLPGSEVRVTLDHIIEDALVVSFRLGEKLFSGVLMDLSKRFGPHGIPVTIFPKREYKDKPEAMQLQSKPFQDEAQVKCESNAAVPDDSSLTQPSEPSLAKSLWTSKPPPLFHEGAPYPPPLFIRDTYNQSIPQPPPRKIKRPKRKMYREEPTSIMNAIKLRPRQVLCDKCKNSVVAEKKEIKKGGNASDSSKYEDNKKRRNESVTTVNKKLKTDHKVDGKSQNESQKRNAVVKVSNIAHSRSRVVKVSAQANTSKAQLNTKKVLQSKNMDHAKAREVLKMAKEKAQKKQSATSSSKNAHSKVHFTRRLQNTSSGSLPPRLRLKPQRYRNEENDSSLKTGLEKIRSGKMATKPQSRCSSTRSAAQRH is encoded by the exons ATGGCGGCCACGGCTGCGGAGGCGGCGGCGACTGCGGCGGTGCCGGGCGACGGCGGGGCCGGCGATGCGGAGCCCGAGCTGGAGCCCATCCCGGGCAGCGAGGCCGGAGCGGACCCTCTGCCCGCCGTCACCGAGGCCGTGGAGTCGGCGGCGCCCGACGGGGAGGAGGCCGACGGCGGCGGCAAGGTTGCTCGCGGCGAGGCCGAGGAGCCGCAGCCCGCCCGGAGTCCGGCCGGGAGGCGGGAGGCGGACGCGCAGAGGCCGGAGAagccgccgcctcctccgcccgccgccccggAGGCGGTGCTGGTGGCGGCTGCTTCGGCCCGGGCCGAGCTGCGGGGAgcgcccggccccgagcccgaGCCCTGCCCGCCGCCTGCTGGGCAGCCCGAACTTCCCAAGGAGGAgccgcagccctgcccgccGGCTACTGGGGGCTCCGCGAAGCCGGAGCCCGGGGAGGAGCCGTCCcggccggaggaggaggagccggatgctgctgctgctgctgccgccgctgccgggCCCGAGTCGGCGGTGGCCGGGGCTCCCGGCGGAGGGGAGGCGGAGGCTCCGCTGCTGCCCGGCTCGGAGGTGCGGGTCACCCTGGATCACATCATCGAGGACGCCCTGGTGGTCTCGTTCCGGCTGGGGGAGAAGCTCTTCTCCGGGGTCCTCATGGACCTCTCGAAAAG gTTTGGACCCCACGGAATCCCTGTGACCATATTTCCTAAAAGGGAATACAAGGATAAACCCGAAGCCATGCAGCTCCAAAGTAAACCATTCCAAGACGAGGCACAGGTGAAGTGTGAATCTAATGCTGCAGTCCCTGATGACTCTTCTCTCACGCAGCCATCAGAACCAAGCTTAGCTAAAAGCCTATGGACTTCTAAACCACCTCCTCTCTTTCATGAGGGAGCGCCATATCCTCCTCCTTTGTTTATCAGGGACACATATAACCAGTCAATACCTCAGCCTCCACCCCGGAAAATTAAGCGGCCCAAGCGTAAAATGTACAGGGAGGAACCCACTTCTATCATGAATGCTATCAAACTACGACCCCGGCAGGTCTTATGTGACAAGTGCAAAAACAGTGttgttgcagaaaaaaaggaaataaaaaaaggtgGCAATGCAAGTGACTCTTCAAAATATGAGGATAATAAAAAACGAAGAAATGAGAGTGTGACTACTGTGAATAAAAAACTTAAGACTGACCACAAGGTGGATGGAAAAAGCCAAAATGAAAGCCAGAAAAGGAATGCTGTGGTCAAGGTTTCAAATATTGCCCACAGCAGAAGCAGAGTAGTTAAAGTTTCTGCACAAGCAAATACTTCAAAAGCGCagttaaatacaaaaaaagttCTCCAGAGCAAAAACATGGATCATGCAAAAGCTCGGGAAGTCTTGAAAATGGCCAAAGAAAAGGCACAAAAGAAGCAGAGTGCAACCTCCTCTTCCAAAAATGCACACTCAAAGGTCCACTTCACACGGCGTCTTCAGAACACCAGCTCAGGTTCCCTCCCACCTCGATTGCGTTTAAAGCCACAAAGATATCGGAATGAAGAAAATGACTCTTCTCTCAAGACAGGACTTGAGAAAATACGGAGTGGCAAGATGGCAACTAAGCCCCAGTCTCGCTGCTCCTCCACCCGCTCAGCAG
- the PWWP2A gene encoding PWWP domain-containing protein 2A isoform X5, protein MAATAAEAAATAAVPGDGGAGDAEPELEPIPGSEAGADPLPAVTEAVESAAPDGEEADGGGKVARGEAEEPQPARSPAGRREADAQRPEKPPPPPPAAPEAVLVAAASARAELRGAPGPEPEPCPPPAGQPELPKEEPQPCPPATGGSAKPEPGEEPSRPEEEEPDAAAAAAAAAGPESAVAGAPGGGEAEAPLLPGSEVRVTLDHIIEDALVVSFRLGEKLFSGVLMDLSKRFGPHGIPVTIFPKREYKDKPEAMQLQSKPFQDEAQVKCESNAAVPDDSSLTQPSEPSLAKSLWTSKPPPLFHEGAPYPPPLFIRDTYNQSIPQPPPRKIKRPKRKMYREEPTSIMNAIKLRPRQVLCDKCKNSVVAEKKEIKKGGNASDSSKYEDNKKRRNESVTTVNKKLKTDHKVDGKSQNESQKRNAVVKVSNIAHSRSRVVKVSAQANTSKAQLNTKKVLQSKNMDHAKAREVLKMAKEKAQKKQSATSSSKNAHSKVHFTRRLQNTSSGSLPPRLRLKPQRYRNEENDSSLKTGLEKIRSGKMATKPQSRCSSTRSAEE, encoded by the exons ATGGCGGCCACGGCTGCGGAGGCGGCGGCGACTGCGGCGGTGCCGGGCGACGGCGGGGCCGGCGATGCGGAGCCCGAGCTGGAGCCCATCCCGGGCAGCGAGGCCGGAGCGGACCCTCTGCCCGCCGTCACCGAGGCCGTGGAGTCGGCGGCGCCCGACGGGGAGGAGGCCGACGGCGGCGGCAAGGTTGCTCGCGGCGAGGCCGAGGAGCCGCAGCCCGCCCGGAGTCCGGCCGGGAGGCGGGAGGCGGACGCGCAGAGGCCGGAGAagccgccgcctcctccgcccgccgccccggAGGCGGTGCTGGTGGCGGCTGCTTCGGCCCGGGCCGAGCTGCGGGGAgcgcccggccccgagcccgaGCCCTGCCCGCCGCCTGCTGGGCAGCCCGAACTTCCCAAGGAGGAgccgcagccctgcccgccGGCTACTGGGGGCTCCGCGAAGCCGGAGCCCGGGGAGGAGCCGTCCcggccggaggaggaggagccggatgctgctgctgctgctgccgccgctgccgggCCCGAGTCGGCGGTGGCCGGGGCTCCCGGCGGAGGGGAGGCGGAGGCTCCGCTGCTGCCCGGCTCGGAGGTGCGGGTCACCCTGGATCACATCATCGAGGACGCCCTGGTGGTCTCGTTCCGGCTGGGGGAGAAGCTCTTCTCCGGGGTCCTCATGGACCTCTCGAAAAG gTTTGGACCCCACGGAATCCCTGTGACCATATTTCCTAAAAGGGAATACAAGGATAAACCCGAAGCCATGCAGCTCCAAAGTAAACCATTCCAAGACGAGGCACAGGTGAAGTGTGAATCTAATGCTGCAGTCCCTGATGACTCTTCTCTCACGCAGCCATCAGAACCAAGCTTAGCTAAAAGCCTATGGACTTCTAAACCACCTCCTCTCTTTCATGAGGGAGCGCCATATCCTCCTCCTTTGTTTATCAGGGACACATATAACCAGTCAATACCTCAGCCTCCACCCCGGAAAATTAAGCGGCCCAAGCGTAAAATGTACAGGGAGGAACCCACTTCTATCATGAATGCTATCAAACTACGACCCCGGCAGGTCTTATGTGACAAGTGCAAAAACAGTGttgttgcagaaaaaaaggaaataaaaaaaggtgGCAATGCAAGTGACTCTTCAAAATATGAGGATAATAAAAAACGAAGAAATGAGAGTGTGACTACTGTGAATAAAAAACTTAAGACTGACCACAAGGTGGATGGAAAAAGCCAAAATGAAAGCCAGAAAAGGAATGCTGTGGTCAAGGTTTCAAATATTGCCCACAGCAGAAGCAGAGTAGTTAAAGTTTCTGCACAAGCAAATACTTCAAAAGCGCagttaaatacaaaaaaagttCTCCAGAGCAAAAACATGGATCATGCAAAAGCTCGGGAAGTCTTGAAAATGGCCAAAGAAAAGGCACAAAAGAAGCAGAGTGCAACCTCCTCTTCCAAAAATGCACACTCAAAGGTCCACTTCACACGGCGTCTTCAGAACACCAGCTCAGGTTCCCTCCCACCTCGATTGCGTTTAAAGCCACAAAGATATCGGAATGAAGAAAATGACTCTTCTCTCAAGACAGGACTTGAGAAAATACGGAGTGGCAAGATGGCAACTAAGCCCCAGTCTCGCTGCTCCTCCACCCGCTCAGCAG